Proteins encoded together in one Cicer arietinum cultivar CDC Frontier isolate Library 1 chromosome 4, Cicar.CDCFrontier_v2.0, whole genome shotgun sequence window:
- the LOC101497179 gene encoding PITH domain-containing protein At3g04780 — MSAESASAVHKGQVDLLDFIDWSSVECLNQSTTHSLPNAIKQGYREDDGLHLESDADEQLLLYIPFTQVIKLYSIAVKGPEDEGPKTVKLWSNKEHMGFSNVNDFPPNDVAVLSPENLKGKPVLLKYVKFQNVRSLTIFIEDNQTESEITKVQKIQLYGSTVETTDMKGLKKIEDH; from the exons ATGTCTGCAGAATCAGCCAGCGCCGTTCATAAGGGTCAA GTTGATCTATTAGACTTCATAGACTGGTCTAGTGTTGAATGTCTCAATCAAAGTACCACTCACTCTCTCCCCAACGCTATCAAGCAg GGTTATAGAGAAGATGATGGTTTGCATCTGGAAAGTGATGCTGATGAACAGCTTTTGCTTTATATTCCTTTCACTCAAGTTATTAAACTTTATTCCATTGCTGTCAAAGGTCCTGAAGACGAAG GCCCCAAGACAGTGAAGCTTTGGTCTAACAAGGAGCACATGGGATTCAG TAATGTCAATGACTTTCCACCAAATGATGTGGCAGTTTTGTCCCCAGAAAACCTCAAG GGGAAACCGGTACTTTTAAAGTATGTTAAATTTCAAAATGTTCGTAG CTTGACAATATTTATTGAGGATAACCAGACTGAATCTGAGATTACGAAGGTTCAGAAGATTCAGCTGTATGGATCAAC AGTTGAAACAACGGACATGAAGGGTTTGAAGAAGATTGAGGATCATTGA